A genome region from Leptodactylus fuscus isolate aLepFus1 chromosome 6, aLepFus1.hap2, whole genome shotgun sequence includes the following:
- the TTPAL gene encoding alpha-tocopherol transfer protein-like — MAQDNETSVGSSSVSSSLEVDSTLHEGYVCTLTPELVLKAREELQEKPEWRLRDVQALRDMIWKDYPNLRTRVDDAFLLRFLRARKFDYDRALQLLVNYYSCRKGWPEVFTNLKPSAVKPVLDSGFLTVLPHTDTEGRRIVCIRPGQWNPRSYPITENLRAMYLSLEKLIEAEETQVNGIVILADYEGVGLSQASHFGPFIAKKIIGILQDGFPIRIKAVNIINEPRIFKGIYAILRPFLKEKIVQRIFLHGSDLNSLHSNIPKAILPEEYGGTAGKLDISAWSQILLASENDFAQDFQQVNLTRDGSLQGLVMNDAESDYLQYEESARGVKSQLYCY; from the exons ATGGCACAAGATAATGAGACCTCGGTAGgaagttcttctgtatcctcttcCTTGGAAGTAGATTCCACTCTCCATGAAGGCTACGTCTGTACATTGACCCCGGAGTTGGTCCTTAAGGCTAGAGAAGAACTGCAGGAGAAACCAGAATGGAGGTTACGTGATGTTCAGGCTTTGAGGGACATGATATGGAAGGACTATCCCAACCTAAGGACACGAGTTGATGACGCTTTCCTGCTCCGTTTTCTGAGGGCTCGCAAGTTTGACTATGATCGAGCTTTACAGCTGTTGGTCAATTATTACAGTTGCCGGAAAGGATGGCCGGAAGTATTTACCAATCTTAAACCTTCCGCAGTTAAGCCTGTCCTGGACTCTGGGTTCTTGACTGTTCTACCTCACACAGACACAGAGGGAAGGCGTATTGTCTGTATTCGCCCTG GTCAGTGGAATCCCCGAAGTTACCCAATTACTGAAAACCTTCGGGCTATGTATCTGTCATTAGAAAAACTGATAGAAGCTGaggaaacccaagtgaatggTATTGTGATCTTAGCAGATTATGAGGGGGTTGGATTGTCCCAAGCCTCTCATTTTGGACCATTTATTGCCAAGAAGATCATCGGAATTCTTCAG GACGGGTTTCCAATTAGGATAAAAGCTGTCAATATTATCAATGAGCCccggatatttaaagggatttacgCCATACTGAGGCCATTTTTAAAAGAAAAGATAGTACAACGG ATATTCCTGCACGGGTCAGATCTGAACTCCCTCCATAGCAACATTCCCAAGGCTATCTTACCTGAAGAATATGGAGGCACAGCAGGGAAGCTGGATATTTCCGCATGGAGCCAGATTCTTTTGGCATCTGAAAATGACTTTGCACAAGACTTTCAACAGGTCAACCTCACCCGAGATGGCTCACTCCAAGGATTAGTAATGAATGATGCGGAGTcggactacctgcagtatgaggAATCTGCACGTGGGGTTAAATCCCAGCTCTACTGTTATTGA